TTGCCGGCAATGAAAATGATGGCGCCGAATTCGCCGAGGCTGCGGATAAAGGCCAGTGAGGTGCCGGTAATCAGTGCGGGTCGCAGCTGTGGCAGCACCACATGCCAGAACGCCTGGCGGCTGCTGGCGCCGAGGGTGTGGGCGGCTTCTTCGTATTCGGGGCCGATATCTTCGAGTACCGGCTGCAGGGCGCGCACCACAAACGGCAGGCTGGTAAAGCTCATGGCAATAATGATGCCGGGAAAGGCATAGGCAATCTGGATACCCGCCATATCGAACCAGCGTCCGAGCCAGCCATTGGCGGCAAACAGGGTGGTCAGGGTGATGCCCGCCACTGCCGTGGGCAGGGCAAAGGGCAGGTCCATCAACGCATCCATCAGACTGCGGCCGGGAAAGCGATAACGCACCAGTACCCAGGCAAACAGCAGGCCGAGGACCGCATTGATCATCGACGCCCAGAAGGCGGCGATGACGGTAATGCGGTAGGTGGCCACCACCCGGTCATCCAGAATGATGCTGCGGTACTCGGCCCAGGACATGTCCGAAGCGTGCAGAAGCAGTGCGGTCAGCGGCAGCAGGATGACCAGTGATACGAACAGCACGCTCAGCCCGAAACTGAGCGTGAAACCCGGCAGGACGGGGTGACGCGTGAACAACAGGGCCCGCCCGGGCCGGGTAAGCTGCATCAGCGCCGGGCCTGCAACTGATCGAGGATGCCGTTACGGCCGAAGTGGGCGTCCTGAACTTCTTCCCAGGTGCCGAGAATGTCCTCGACGCGCAGCAGCTCTACGGGCGGGAACTGGTCGGCGGTGGCTTTCACCACGGCTTCGTCATGCACGCGATAGTTGAACTCGGTCAGCAGGGTCTGGATCGGCGTGCTGTACAGATAATTCAGGTAGGCGCTGGCCAGTTCGGCGGTGCCCTGTGCATTGGCCACGCGGTCCACCACGGCCACCGGGAATTCGGCCATGATGCTGACGGGCGGGACCACGACTTCGTAATCCCCTTCGCCGTATTCCTTGCGGATATTGTTCACTTCCGACTCGAAGCTGATCAGCACATCACCGATATTGCGCTCGGCAAACGTGACCGTGGCGCCGCGACCGCCGGTGTCGAACACGGCCACATTGCGCAGGAACTGGCGCACGTCCGCGCGGATTGCTGCGTCGTCGCCGTCATGGCGCTGATGGGCGGCCAGCCATGCGGCCAGATAGGTGTAGCGGCCGTTGCCTGAAGTGCGCGGATTGGGGAATACGATGCGCACATCCTCCCGGATCAGGTCGTCCCAGCTCTGGATGTTTTTCGGGTTGCCCTTGCGTACCAGGAAGGCCGTGGTGCTGTAGAAGGGCGATGCATTGTTGGGCAGGCGCTCCTGCCAGTCATCGGCCACAAAGCCACGCTGGCGCAGGGCGTCGATATCGGTGACCTGGTTGAAGGTCACCAGATCGGCGCGCAAACCCTGCATGATGGCCTGGGCCTGGCGCGAGGTGCCGCCATGGGACTGGTTGATGGTGACGCGCTCGCCGGTCTCTTCCAGCCAGTGCTGCTGGAATTTCGGGTTGATGGCGGCGAATAGCTCCCGGGCAATGTCATAGGACACATTCAGCAGGGTCTGCTGGGCCTGAGCGGCGCCGCTGAAGGCCAGTGCCAGCAAGCCAGCGGCCGCGAATGCAAAACGACGTTGGTTGAACACGATCATATCTCCTGCCCGATCAAGGGGAATGCGATGGCTGCACACCTTAGCAAGGGCGTTAAATACCCGGAAATACTGAAATGGCGCTTCGATATTCCTTATGGGTATAAGGCCCCTGCCCGGGGTTCAGGCCAGAGTTCAGACCAGAATGTCATCGCTGACCGGGTCGGTGCCGCGCAGCGAATTGGCGTACGCCTGGGCGATGGTCACGGTGACGAACTGGCCGATCAGGCCGGGATCGTCGCAGGTGAAATTGACGATCCGGTTGTTCTCGGTGCGGCCTTTCAGTTGCCCCGGGTCCTTCTTCGAGAAGCCGTCCACCAGTATCCGCTGGCGGCTGCCCACCATGCGGCGGCTGATCTCCTGCGCCTGCTGGATGATGCGCTGCTGGAGAATGGCCAGGCGCTGCTTCTTGACCTCCATCGGCACATCGTCTGGCAGGTCGGCAGCGGGGGTGCCGGGGCGGGCGCTGTAGATAAAGCTGAAGCTGCTGTCGAAACCGACCTCGTGAATCAGCTTCATGGTGGCTTCAAAGTCGGCGTCGGTTTCGCCCGGGAAGCCGATGATGAAATCGGACGACAGTGAGATATCCGGGCGAATCTTGCGTAACCGGCGGATCTTCGATTTGTACTCCAGCGCCGTGTGATTGCGCTTCATCATGGCCAGAATGCGATCCGAGCCGGATTGCACGGGCAGATGCAGATGGCTGACCAGTTCCGGTACCTCGGCATAGACGTCGATCAGCGCGTCGGAGAACTCCACCGGATGGCTGGTGGTGTAGCGAATGCGGTCGATGCCGTCGATATCGCGGATCAGCAGGATCAGGTCGGCCAGATCCAGCGTCTCGCCCCGGTGGCCCTGGCCCCGGTAGGCGTTCACGTTCTGCCCCAGCAGATTGACCTCGCGCACGCCCTGTTCGGCCAGGTGACGGATTTCGGCCAGCACCGGGGCCACCGGGCGGCTCACTTCCTCGCCACGGGTGTAGGGCACCACGCAGAAGGTGCAGTATTTGGAGCAGCCTTCCATGATCGATACGAAGGCTGAGGGACCGTCCACACTCGGCTCCGGCAGCCGGTCGAACTTCTCGATTTCCGGGAAGCTGATATCGATGGCCAGGTGACGGCTCTGGCTCGCCTGGGTAATCAGGGCGGGCAGCCGGTGCAGGGTCTGCGGGCCGAAGATCACGTCAACGTAGGGTGCGCGCTCGCGGATGGCCTCACCCTCCTGGCTGGCCACGCAGCCGCCGACCCCGATGATCAGGTTCGGGTTGGCGTCTTTCAGGCGTTTCCAGCGGCCCAGCTGGTGGAACACCTTGTCCTGGGCCTTCTCGCGGATCGAGCAGGTGTTGAGCAGCAGCACGTCCGCCTCGTCGGCGTTGTCTGTGGGCGTCAGGCCGTGGCTCTGCTCCAGCAGGTCCAGCATGCGCGAGGAGTCATACTCGTTCATCTGGCACCCATGGGTCTGGATGTACAGTTTGCGCGATGTGGAAGGCGTGGTGGCGGACATGGCGTCGGACTACGCTGGTGGCTCGAGAGGGCGGCGATTATACCCCGTAGCCCCGGGGGGATGCCATGTATCACGGGGGCTGCGACAATATGCCCCATTGGCCCCGGGGCCTGGCAGCGCTATGGTAGCGCCGTCCTGACAGGAGACAGACGTAATGAAGAAGCTTGTGCTGATGGCCGTAGCGGTGCTGCTGGTGCTGGCGGTGGTCGTGGCCTGGGAAACCACCCGTGAGCCGCCCCGTGAGCCGCTGCCGGTGAACACCCGCATGGGCGGGGACTTCACCATGGTGGACCAGAACGGTGAGACTTTCAGCAGCGACCAGCTGGCAGGCCAGGTGGTGCTGATGTTTTTCGGCTTTACCCATTGCCCGGATATCTGCCCGGCGACCATGGCGCGGATGGCGCAACTGTACAAGCAGCTGGAGGCCGGTGGCCATGGCGATGACGTGCAGGTGGTGTTTGTCACCTTTGATCCGGAGCGGGATACGCCCGAGCACTTGCGACAATATCTGGCCTGGTTCCACGAGGACTTTATCGGCCTGACCGGCTCCGACGAGCAGGTCGAAGAAATCGCCCGCCAGTACAGCGTGGTGTATATGCCGGTGGGTGAGGACAGCCAGGGCGGCACCGAGTTTGCCCACAGTGATTTTGTCTATCTGATTGATCGCGAGACGCGGGTGCGCAAGCTGTACCCGGTGGATGCCGATCTGGAGGAGATCAAAGATGACCTGCGCACGCTGCTTTAAGCGGGGGCTTTACCTGCTGCTGGTGTTGCCCTGGTTGGCTTTTGCGGGCGAAATCGATGAGCCCGAACTGTTTATCGACAACATGTGGGTACGCGCCGTGCCGCCGGTCAGCAGTACCACCGCGGGCTACTTTACGGTGACCAACACCAGTGAGGTGCCGGTGACGCTGCTCGGCTTCACCACCGAGATTGCCGGCGCCGGTGAGTTGCACACCATGGCAGCGCAGGAAGACGGCACCCGACGTATGCAGCGCCTGCGCAATGTGCCGATCCCCGCCGGTGAAACGGTGGAGT
This region of Isoalcanivorax indicus genomic DNA includes:
- a CDS encoding copper chaperone PCu(A)C; translation: MTCARCFKRGLYLLLVLPWLAFAGEIDEPELFIDNMWVRAVPPVSSTTAGYFTVTNTSEVPVTLLGFTTEIAGAGELHTMAAQEDGTRRMQRLRNVPIPAGETVEFAPGGNHLMLFRLARPLEEGEQVELCLEFDATAPYCLPFEVRR
- a CDS encoding SCO family protein; protein product: MKKLVLMAVAVLLVLAVVVAWETTREPPREPLPVNTRMGGDFTMVDQNGETFSSDQLAGQVVLMFFGFTHCPDICPATMARMAQLYKQLEAGGHGDDVQVVFVTFDPERDTPEHLRQYLAWFHEDFIGLTGSDEQVEEIARQYSVVYMPVGEDSQGGTEFAHSDFVYLIDRETRVRKLYPVDADLEEIKDDLRTLL
- the cysT gene encoding sulfate ABC transporter permease subunit CysT; its protein translation is MQLTRPGRALLFTRHPVLPGFTLSFGLSVLFVSLVILLPLTALLLHASDMSWAEYRSIILDDRVVATYRITVIAAFWASMINAVLGLLFAWVLVRYRFPGRSLMDALMDLPFALPTAVAGITLTTLFAANGWLGRWFDMAGIQIAYAFPGIIIAMSFTSLPFVVRALQPVLEDIGPEYEEAAHTLGASSRQAFWHVVLPQLRPALITGTSLAFIRSLGEFGAIIFIAGNIPFETEVTSLMIYVRIQEYDTPAATAIASVVLLASLVLLFVVQLWQGRFLKRIRGG
- the miaB gene encoding tRNA (N6-isopentenyl adenosine(37)-C2)-methylthiotransferase MiaB; the protein is MSATTPSTSRKLYIQTHGCQMNEYDSSRMLDLLEQSHGLTPTDNADEADVLLLNTCSIREKAQDKVFHQLGRWKRLKDANPNLIIGVGGCVASQEGEAIRERAPYVDVIFGPQTLHRLPALITQASQSRHLAIDISFPEIEKFDRLPEPSVDGPSAFVSIMEGCSKYCTFCVVPYTRGEEVSRPVAPVLAEIRHLAEQGVREVNLLGQNVNAYRGQGHRGETLDLADLILLIRDIDGIDRIRYTTSHPVEFSDALIDVYAEVPELVSHLHLPVQSGSDRILAMMKRNHTALEYKSKIRRLRKIRPDISLSSDFIIGFPGETDADFEATMKLIHEVGFDSSFSFIYSARPGTPAADLPDDVPMEVKKQRLAILQQRIIQQAQEISRRMVGSRQRILVDGFSKKDPGQLKGRTENNRIVNFTCDDPGLIGQFVTVTIAQAYANSLRGTDPVSDDILV
- the cysP gene encoding thiosulfate ABC transporter substrate-binding protein CysP encodes the protein MFNQRRFAFAAAGLLALAFSGAAQAQQTLLNVSYDIARELFAAINPKFQQHWLEETGERVTINQSHGGTSRQAQAIMQGLRADLVTFNQVTDIDALRQRGFVADDWQERLPNNASPFYSTTAFLVRKGNPKNIQSWDDLIREDVRIVFPNPRTSGNGRYTYLAAWLAAHQRHDGDDAAIRADVRQFLRNVAVFDTGGRGATVTFAERNIGDVLISFESEVNNIRKEYGEGDYEVVVPPVSIMAEFPVAVVDRVANAQGTAELASAYLNYLYSTPIQTLLTEFNYRVHDEAVVKATADQFPPVELLRVEDILGTWEEVQDAHFGRNGILDQLQARR